The Sulfurimonas hongkongensis genomic interval TCTCAGCTTGTCTTTTAGGTGATAAAGTTCGTTTTGACAAAGGACACAAAAGAGACTCGTTTGTAGTAGAGGAACTTGGTAAATATGCAGAGTTTGTCTCTTTTTGTCCTGAAAATATCGCATTTTCTTCTCCACGACCCTCCATTAGAATGGTAAGAACTGAGGATAACTCACTTCGCATCATCTCAAACAAAACAGCAGAGGATTTAACGCAAGTCTTAGATGAGCACGCTAGAGCGGAGTTACAAAAGATAAAATCGCAAAATATTCGCGGACTTATACTAAAGTCAAAGTCTCCTACTTGTGGGCTTATGAGTTCTAAAGTTTACTTAGAAAATGGTTTTGCAGATGGCAAGGATGATGGAGTTTTTGCCTCAATGTGCAGGGCTGAGTTTGGTTACTTTCCTATGGAAGAAGAGGGCAGACTCTGTGATGCTTGGCTTAGAGAAAACTTTGTGATGCAACTCTTTGCTTATGATGATTTTGAAGAGTTTAAGGAAGATGCAAAGATGGGCAAGTTAGTAGAGTTTCACAAATCTTACAAGTTTTTGCTCCAATCAAAAGATGAGAAAACATATAGAGAGTTAGGTCAGATTGTAGGCAATCATGAGCAGAAGAGTTTTGATGAGATTTTACTTGAGTATGAGGCACTTTTTAAGATGGCAATCTCACAAAAGAGTAGCGTGAGTAAGACTAGAAATGTGCTTGAACACATGAGCGGATTTATAAAGAACTTTTTAGATAGCTCTGAGAAGCAGATGCTCCATGCTCAGATAGATGATTATGTGGCTAAAATCGTACCTCTTGTAGTTCCACTTAGCACACTTAGACTCTACGCTACAAAGTATAAAGTGAGCTATCTACTAGAGCAGAAATTTTTGGACCCATATCCAAAAGAGTTAGCACTTCGCTCAGAGATTAAAAGCACAAAATGAGAAGGATTCTCTGGTTTAGGCGAGATTTAAGAGTAGCTGATAATCCACTTCTGGCTTACGAGGGGGAAGTTCTACCCATCTTTATCTTTGATAGGGATATTTTAGATGCGCTAGATACGAAGGATAAAAGAGTTAGTTTTATCTATGAGAGTGTGGTTAAATTAAAGCATGAACTCCGTAAAATTGAGCTTGATTTGAGGGTTTTTTATGGGAGTGTTGATGATGTATTTGAGCATCTTGGCAGCTACGCTTTTGATGAGGTTGTTGCATCTGGAGATTATGATGAGTACGCAAAAGAGAGAGATTTAAGAGTCTCTCACAAACTTCACTTTAGATATATCCAAGACACTTACATCTTTAGACATAATGAAGTTTTAAAGGGTGATGGGACTATCTATTTTGTTTTTACTCCTTTTTATAAAAAAGCAAAGCTCGTCTTAGAGAGTAAAAACATAGATGTCATCCCAAGAGCAAAACAGACTCTTTTTAGTTTAGATTATGATGGTTTGCTAAAAGTAGATGCAGATAAAAATATCTCTAAAGTAGAGTTAAATATCCAAAATATTGGCTTTAAAAAAGTAGAACTTGAAATAATATCTCCCTATGAAAAGCTAGAAGATCTAGTAAAAAAATTCCCTAGATATAAAGAAGATAGAGATTTTTTAAGTCTTGACGCAAGCTCGCATCTTAGTGTTGATCTGAGATTTGGAACTATTGGCATCCGAGAGGTGTTAAGACGCATAATGCCATTAGAGAATTCTGAAGCATTTGTAAGGCAGCTTATCTTTAGAGATTTCTATGCTTACTTGCTTTTTCACCTGCCATATATTGAACATAAAAACTACAAATATAGTTTTAATGGCATAGAAGATGGGCAGAAGTTTAGAATATTTTGTGAGGCAAAAACTGGTGTACCAATCGTAGATGCTGGAGTGCGAGAGCTTCTAAAGAGTGGAGAGATGCATAACCGTGTCCGTATGGTTGTTGCATCTTTTTTTACAAAAGATTTGCTTCTTCCGTGGCAGTGGGGAGAGAGCTTTTTTGCAAAGCATCTCTTAGATTTTGACAAGGCTAGTAATGTTTTATCGTGGCAGTGGAGTGCAGGAACTGGGGTTGATTCACAACCTTATTTTAGAGTTTTTAACCCATATTTGCAAAGCAAAAAGTTTGATAAAGATGGCATCTATATAAAAAAACATATAA includes:
- a CDS encoding YbgA family protein, which encodes MIKVAVSACLLGDKVRFDKGHKRDSFVVEELGKYAEFVSFCPENIAFSSPRPSIRMVRTEDNSLRIISNKTAEDLTQVLDEHARAELQKIKSQNIRGLILKSKSPTCGLMSSKVYLENGFADGKDDGVFASMCRAEFGYFPMEEEGRLCDAWLRENFVMQLFAYDDFEEFKEDAKMGKLVEFHKSYKFLLQSKDEKTYRELGQIVGNHEQKSFDEILLEYEALFKMAISQKSSVSKTRNVLEHMSGFIKNFLDSSEKQMLHAQIDDYVAKIVPLVVPLSTLRLYATKYKVSYLLEQKFLDPYPKELALRSEIKSTK
- a CDS encoding cryptochrome/photolyase family protein, which codes for MRRILWFRRDLRVADNPLLAYEGEVLPIFIFDRDILDALDTKDKRVSFIYESVVKLKHELRKIELDLRVFYGSVDDVFEHLGSYAFDEVVASGDYDEYAKERDLRVSHKLHFRYIQDTYIFRHNEVLKGDGTIYFVFTPFYKKAKLVLESKNIDVIPRAKQTLFSLDYDGLLKVDADKNISKVELNIQNIGFKKVELEIISPYEKLEDLVKKFPRYKEDRDFLSLDASSHLSVDLRFGTIGIREVLRRIMPLENSEAFVRQLIFRDFYAYLLFHLPYIEHKNYKYSFNGIEDGQKFRIFCEAKTGVPIVDAGVRELLKSGEMHNRVRMVVASFFTKDLLLPWQWGESFFAKHLLDFDKASNVLSWQWSAGTGVDSQPYFRVFNPYLQSKKFDKDGIYIKKHIKELKELDLKYLHNEEYLLNNSIKNYPKPMLRHKEAAKKAIEIFRRANRSI